The following are from one region of the Mesotoga sp. UBA6090 genome:
- a CDS encoding PHP domain-containing protein translates to MIDIHNHTTFSDGRNTVEEVIQSAVDIGLQVVGLSDHFDPYVCQEVCLQPEQVSGYLKEIRSFDGELPIKVLAGLELGLQSEGILWPGEEMDYYLYSVHTVPGRPDLKSLEDPWEIYLQEAILAVDLIDRPGFFGHLDFLRRHIPFGRAPKPGPLMDRLLMKLVSNHVGLEVNTSGWMYGIGDPSPQSWVIERYLELGGNLLTIGSDSHRALQVGKYSAKAVSLLKEIGVREVFYCENGSYVPFRILEEE, encoded by the coding sequence ATGATTGATATACACAATCACACAACTTTTTCAGATGGAAGGAATACTGTGGAGGAGGTTATACAGTCAGCAGTAGATATCGGGCTTCAGGTCGTAGGTCTTTCGGATCATTTCGATCCTTATGTCTGTCAGGAAGTCTGTCTCCAGCCGGAACAGGTCAGCGGCTATCTGAAGGAAATAAGAAGTTTCGATGGAGAACTTCCCATTAAAGTGCTTGCCGGTCTGGAACTCGGGCTGCAGTCTGAAGGGATTCTCTGGCCCGGAGAGGAAATGGATTACTACCTCTACTCTGTTCACACAGTCCCTGGCAGGCCGGATCTAAAGAGTCTCGAAGATCCCTGGGAAATCTACCTTCAAGAGGCGATTCTCGCGGTCGATCTTATCGATAGGCCGGGCTTCTTTGGACACCTGGATTTTTTGAGGAGACACATACCATTTGGAAGAGCGCCGAAACCCGGACCGCTGATGGATCGACTTCTTATGAAGTTGGTTTCTAATCATGTTGGGCTCGAAGTGAACACTTCGGGCTGGATGTATGGAATTGGAGATCCATCGCCCCAGTCATGGGTAATCGAGAGGTATCTCGAACTGGGCGGCAATCTCCTGACAATAGGATCTGACTCGCATAGAGCGCTACAGGTTGGGAAGTACAGCGCTAAAGCCGTTTCGTTGTTAAAGGAAATTGGAGTGAGAGAGGTGTTTTACTGTGAGAACGGCAGTTACGTACCTTTCAGAATCCTGGAGGAAGAATGA
- the lon gene encoding endopeptidase La has translation MAQKFELLEKAAVGSERKIEIPDKLPVIPTRTNMLVYPSAVMPLYVGREKSLAALEESIGKFNQMVFLVSQRDITKEDPGIEDLFEIGTIARIVQLMKMPDGNYKILVEGLTRARLASVEEGESTFIVVAEKLKSKGRKSKMLQALVRRVKELTLRYVSMSRRFPDEAIMALEDTSDADKFADFISSMVPFSLEEKQRLLEEIETKDRLNTLMELLTREIEILSLEEELDKRVKEKIEQGQKEYYLREKMRAIQEELEGEEDEEIKELKEMAESRELPQEVKEKAEQEISRLEKMSPYSPEATVVRTYLDWLLNLPWQEETDDEIVIKDVRKTLDNNHYGLDDVKERILEFLAARRFSKNLRAPILCLVGPPGVGKTSLGRSVSEAMGRKFGRISLGGMRDEAEIRGHRRTYVGALPGRIMQMIRKLKTRNPVIVLDEVDKMGISFQGDPGSALLEVLDPEQNNSFTDHFLEVPFDLSRVLFITTANVLYSIPAALKDRMEIIEIPGYTESEKYHIAKDHILPKLLDEYNMKDSKLKITPAAIRDVIRDYTREAGVRELDRNLAKIIRKATLKIAEGGDSISVGVNELGEFLGAPLFKESDFRKHPEVGVATGLAWTSVGGEIMYIEVLPVSGKGKTIITGQLGDVMKESAQIAASLARKLCGDEKFTEVFEKKDFHIHVPEGAVPKDGPSAGITLTTAIVSAVTGRKVRNDIAMTGEITLRGKVLPIGGLKEKLMAAYRARMKKVLIPLANKRDLDKVSEEIKSKLEFVFVEDINEVLEEALIPGDGKEC, from the coding sequence ATGGCTCAGAAGTTTGAGTTGCTGGAAAAAGCTGCTGTAGGAAGCGAACGGAAGATAGAGATACCCGATAAACTGCCGGTTATACCGACGAGAACAAACATGTTAGTATATCCTTCTGCAGTGATGCCGTTGTATGTTGGACGCGAGAAGTCGCTGGCGGCGCTGGAGGAGTCAATTGGCAAATTCAATCAGATGGTATTTCTCGTTTCTCAGAGGGACATTACTAAAGAGGATCCCGGGATCGAGGATCTATTCGAGATAGGGACGATAGCGAGAATAGTGCAGCTGATGAAGATGCCCGATGGGAACTACAAGATTCTTGTTGAAGGGTTGACAAGAGCCAGGCTCGCTTCAGTGGAGGAAGGAGAAAGCACGTTTATTGTCGTTGCAGAAAAGTTAAAGTCCAAGGGCAGAAAGAGCAAGATGCTTCAGGCGCTGGTTAGAAGGGTGAAGGAACTTACGCTGAGGTATGTATCGATGAGCAGACGTTTCCCCGACGAAGCGATAATGGCGCTGGAAGACACTTCCGATGCAGATAAGTTTGCAGATTTCATTTCTTCAATGGTGCCCTTTTCTTTAGAAGAGAAGCAACGTCTTCTCGAGGAAATAGAAACGAAGGATCGTCTCAATACCCTTATGGAGCTACTTACAAGAGAGATAGAGATTCTCTCTCTAGAGGAAGAACTCGACAAGAGGGTTAAAGAGAAGATTGAGCAGGGGCAGAAGGAGTACTACCTGAGAGAAAAGATGAGAGCGATCCAGGAGGAGCTCGAGGGCGAAGAAGATGAGGAAATCAAAGAGCTTAAAGAGATGGCGGAGTCCCGCGAGCTTCCGCAGGAGGTAAAGGAAAAGGCAGAGCAGGAGATCTCTAGACTGGAGAAGATGTCTCCATATTCTCCGGAAGCGACGGTCGTGAGGACTTATCTCGATTGGCTGTTGAACCTCCCCTGGCAGGAAGAGACGGATGATGAGATAGTAATTAAGGACGTCAGGAAGACTCTCGATAACAATCACTATGGACTGGACGATGTGAAGGAGAGGATCCTTGAATTCCTGGCGGCCAGGAGGTTTTCGAAGAACCTTCGCGCTCCGATTCTCTGCCTCGTCGGGCCTCCGGGTGTTGGGAAGACTTCACTTGGTCGGTCTGTTTCCGAAGCTATGGGAAGGAAGTTCGGCAGAATCTCTTTAGGAGGCATGAGAGACGAGGCCGAAATAAGGGGCCACAGACGTACTTATGTCGGAGCGCTTCCGGGCAGAATAATGCAGATGATCAGAAAGCTGAAGACCAGGAATCCGGTAATCGTGCTGGACGAAGTCGACAAGATGGGGATTAGTTTTCAAGGAGATCCTGGTTCTGCTCTTCTCGAGGTTCTTGATCCCGAGCAGAACAACAGTTTTACCGACCATTTTCTGGAAGTGCCTTTTGACCTCTCCAGAGTCCTGTTCATTACTACGGCAAACGTTCTCTATTCGATTCCAGCCGCTTTGAAGGACAGGATGGAGATTATCGAGATTCCAGGTTATACGGAGTCTGAAAAGTATCACATAGCCAAGGATCATATACTGCCGAAGCTTCTTGATGAATACAACATGAAGGATAGCAAGCTGAAAATAACACCGGCCGCCATCAGGGACGTAATTAGAGACTACACAAGAGAAGCAGGAGTTAGGGAACTCGATAGAAATCTGGCGAAGATCATCAGAAAGGCCACTCTGAAAATAGCCGAGGGCGGCGATTCAATCTCGGTCGGTGTCAATGAACTGGGAGAGTTTCTTGGAGCACCTCTATTCAAAGAGAGTGATTTCAGGAAGCATCCAGAGGTCGGTGTGGCGACTGGACTGGCCTGGACATCGGTTGGGGGAGAAATCATGTACATCGAAGTCCTACCCGTTTCCGGGAAAGGAAAGACTATCATAACAGGTCAGCTGGGAGATGTTATGAAGGAATCGGCACAGATCGCGGCGTCGCTCGCCAGAAAGCTTTGTGGAGATGAGAAGTTTACCGAGGTCTTCGAGAAGAAGGACTTCCATATCCACGTTCCCGAAGGAGCCGTTCCCAAGGATGGACCCAGCGCCGGGATTACTCTCACGACGGCGATTGTCTCGGCCGTCACCGGAAGAAAAGTGAGAAACGACATTGCAATGACTGGAGAGATAACTCTAAGAGGGAAGGTACTGCCCATTGGCGGTTTGAAAGAAAAGCTAATGGCAGCTTACCGTGCCAGAATGAAGAAGGTTTTGATTCCTCTTGCAAACAAGAGAGATCTCGATAAAGTTTCCGAAGAGATAAAGTCGAAACTGGAATTCGTCTTTGTCGAGGATATAAACGAAGTACTTGAGGAGGCTCTGATTCCCGGTGACGGTAAAGAGTGCTGA
- a CDS encoding tyrosine-type recombinase/integrase, with protein MKFNESVERFKENMEFVRNMSSNTIGAYLSDLRHFERFLSSHDIDYTTVKRRDIELFVKEYSQGKYSKKRPSATTVARNLSTIRSFYTFLYISGMVGKVPTELIKNPKTRRRIPDYISHDEVMKILSSFKETNLGKRNRAVVATMYFCGLRVSEVCKLRLGDLRLGSSPAVRVMSGKGNRDREVPMNDQVLTILKDYLSIRKDFPVDEYEDHVFVGTRGEPMARNVIPKVLNTQVKLVYPDKRIHPHLFRHSFATQLLQKGASIKTVQELLGHSNLATTSIYLHITDREKRAAVELLSD; from the coding sequence ATGAAGTTCAACGAATCGGTTGAGAGGTTCAAGGAGAACATGGAGTTTGTCAGGAATATGTCTTCCAACACTATTGGTGCATATCTTTCCGATCTCCGTCATTTCGAACGCTTCCTTAGCAGTCACGACATCGACTATACTACAGTGAAGAGAAGGGATATCGAACTCTTCGTGAAAGAGTATTCGCAGGGAAAGTATTCCAAAAAGAGACCTTCGGCAACAACTGTAGCGAGAAATCTTTCGACAATAAGATCTTTTTACACATTTCTATACATCAGCGGAATGGTGGGCAAGGTCCCAACCGAACTTATAAAGAATCCCAAGACGCGGCGCAGGATTCCAGACTATATAAGTCACGATGAGGTCATGAAAATTCTCTCCTCCTTCAAGGAAACGAATCTCGGTAAGAGGAACAGGGCCGTTGTGGCAACAATGTATTTCTGCGGATTGAGGGTCAGTGAAGTGTGCAAGCTCAGACTCGGCGATCTGCGTCTGGGGAGCTCTCCCGCAGTCAGGGTTATGAGTGGAAAGGGGAACAGAGACAGAGAGGTCCCCATGAACGACCAGGTTCTTACCATCCTGAAGGATTATCTCTCAATAAGGAAGGACTTTCCCGTTGATGAGTATGAAGATCACGTCTTTGTGGGAACTCGCGGAGAGCCAATGGCAAGAAACGTAATTCCCAAAGTATTAAATACACAAGTAAAATTAGTATATCCAGATAAGAGAATACATCCACATTTATTCAGACATAGCTTTGCGACACAACTTTTACAAAAAGGAGCAAGTATAAAAACTGTACAAGAATTATTGGGTCATTCAAATTTAGCTACTACAAGTATATATTTGCATATAACTGATAGAGAAAAACGAGCAGCTGTAGAATTGCTATCAGATTGA
- a CDS encoding carbohydrate kinase family protein, whose protein sequence is MNISVVGNVNIDLSAFIRESVNSEENRIREMMFSIGGSAANTAIMLNRLRKNVYLQGAVGTDQFGEMAIEALKREGVNTEHLSRLEGKTGFCFSAVSADGQRHLFTYRGVNEADYSINKSSDFYHFGGIRPDQIERLFKNLRSPRFSYNPGGIVTFERGPQVAEIAARSEILFVNESEWRHLERLMTVKPLIVVTLGAEGARIENGPTVDAFEVKVVDTTGAGDAFNAGFLHGYLADRKVCNCLQIGNLLAALVVSRPGASPTFSYNDLQSLANIYNVQVP, encoded by the coding sequence ATGAACATTTCTGTGGTAGGCAATGTGAATATTGATCTCAGCGCCTTCATAAGAGAAAGCGTCAACAGTGAAGAGAATAGAATCAGAGAGATGATGTTTTCGATCGGCGGAAGTGCGGCAAACACGGCGATTATGCTTAACAGACTGAGAAAGAACGTCTACTTGCAGGGGGCGGTTGGGACAGATCAATTTGGAGAGATGGCAATTGAAGCTCTGAAGAGAGAAGGGGTGAACACGGAGCATCTTTCCAGGCTGGAAGGAAAGACGGGCTTCTGCTTTTCTGCCGTGTCTGCCGATGGGCAGAGGCATCTCTTCACATACAGAGGTGTGAACGAAGCAGACTATTCGATTAATAAATCATCCGACTTTTACCACTTTGGAGGAATAAGGCCCGATCAGATTGAAAGACTATTCAAGAATCTTCGAAGTCCAAGATTCTCTTACAACCCCGGAGGAATCGTGACTTTCGAGCGAGGCCCCCAAGTAGCCGAAATCGCTGCGCGGAGCGAAATCCTCTTTGTGAATGAGAGCGAATGGCGCCATCTCGAGAGGTTAATGACTGTAAAACCATTGATTGTTGTAACGCTGGGTGCAGAAGGAGCCAGAATTGAAAACGGGCCAACCGTCGATGCTTTTGAAGTGAAGGTAGTCGATACGACGGGAGCGGGAGACGCCTTCAACGCAGGCTTCTTGCACGGGTATCTCGCTGATAGAAAAGTCTGCAACTGCCTGCAAATCGGAAATCTGCTTGCAGCTCTCGTTGTATCGAGACCGGGAGCGAGTCCGACCTTTTCATACAATGATTTACAAAGTCTAGCCAATATATACAATGTACAAGTGCCATGA
- the murJ gene encoding murein biosynthesis integral membrane protein MurJ, translating into MTASTARSTALFAIATMLSRITGLARDSLFANYFGTSAQYDAYLVAIMIPFFLRKIFADGAMTMAFVPLFNEKLKNSGKRAFIFASTVMAFVLIVSGLISAGGMVFSEGVASVFAGGFDQAALELTARLIRISFPFIVLVSLWAIYCGVLNSLDAFFIAAITPMFINLSTIAGILLSARFSPPIVGPTIGFLAGGAIQLLVVALAARSKGFVFKPGYNKSDAKEFLVLFLFSAISPAINEINSFVDIRVSTELGRGAVSSLGYAQRLYQLPLGVFAIAVATVALPKLSKLTSADSKERFRKSLWDSLTVLAFLIIPSTLGLLVLGEGIVRLLFERGSFTPSDTALTTSLLYGYTLGLPFYGSYGVLSRAYYARKSPKTPTIISAIMVSVNVVLDIVLGFTIGPLGVALATSMAGIVGTVIVSAALLKWTGYEKENLIGIVKVILASLMMSALMLLGRVFFGTGYISTSITLVSGIGVYFLLARALGLGNLFKLKDLLGKNKRDL; encoded by the coding sequence ATGACGGCAAGCACAGCTAGAAGCACGGCTCTCTTTGCTATAGCAACTATGTTATCAAGGATAACGGGTCTCGCCAGAGACTCTCTATTTGCAAACTATTTCGGGACGTCGGCCCAGTATGATGCCTATCTTGTCGCAATCATGATTCCCTTCTTTCTAAGAAAGATCTTCGCCGACGGCGCAATGACAATGGCTTTCGTTCCTCTTTTCAACGAAAAGCTGAAGAATTCCGGTAAGAGGGCTTTCATATTCGCCTCAACCGTTATGGCCTTCGTTTTGATCGTCTCCGGATTGATTTCGGCGGGCGGGATGGTTTTCTCCGAAGGGGTTGCCTCAGTCTTCGCCGGTGGCTTCGATCAGGCTGCTCTTGAACTGACAGCCAGACTCATCAGAATCTCCTTTCCCTTTATTGTCCTTGTCTCTCTCTGGGCAATCTACTGCGGAGTCCTGAACAGTCTCGATGCCTTCTTCATCGCGGCGATAACTCCCATGTTCATCAATCTGTCAACGATTGCAGGCATTCTGCTTTCAGCCAGGTTTTCTCCGCCGATCGTTGGTCCCACTATTGGCTTTCTGGCCGGAGGAGCTATACAGCTTCTTGTTGTAGCCCTGGCAGCCCGATCAAAAGGCTTTGTTTTCAAGCCGGGATATAACAAGAGCGATGCGAAGGAATTCCTTGTTCTCTTTCTGTTCTCGGCGATATCTCCGGCAATAAACGAGATCAATTCCTTTGTGGATATAAGAGTCTCAACCGAACTGGGCAGAGGGGCCGTCTCCAGCCTTGGGTACGCGCAGCGGCTCTATCAGCTTCCTCTTGGTGTCTTTGCCATTGCCGTTGCAACTGTGGCGCTTCCAAAGCTCTCAAAGCTTACTTCCGCAGATTCGAAGGAGAGGTTCAGAAAATCTCTGTGGGATTCTCTGACGGTGCTTGCCTTTCTGATCATTCCTTCTACTCTTGGACTCCTTGTCCTGGGTGAAGGCATAGTGCGGCTTCTCTTTGAAAGGGGCTCATTCACCCCTAGCGATACTGCTCTGACCACATCGCTTCTTTATGGCTACACTCTTGGACTGCCTTTCTATGGATCCTATGGTGTTCTCTCGAGAGCCTACTATGCGAGAAAGAGCCCGAAGACCCCTACAATAATCTCTGCGATTATGGTAAGCGTGAACGTCGTTCTTGACATCGTGCTCGGCTTCACAATAGGCCCTCTGGGCGTAGCGCTAGCTACCAGTATGGCCGGGATAGTGGGGACCGTCATAGTCTCCGCTGCACTTCTAAAATGGACTGGATACGAAAAAGAAAACCTTATAGGAATAGTGAAGGTGATTCTTGCATCTCTAATGATGTCGGCTTTAATGCTGCTGGGTAGAGTCTTCTTCGGAACAGGATATATTTCAACTTCGATCACACTCGTATCGGGAATAGGGGTGTACTTTCTGCTCGCCAGAGCGCTTGGCCTGGGAAACTTATTCAAGCTGAAGGATTTGCTTGGCAAGAACAAGAGAGACCTTTAG
- a CDS encoding DUF2461 domain-containing protein, whose protein sequence is MTEERFSGFSAETLSFLIDLGMNNNRSWMEKNRDRYRRVLLEPFRSLVKSIGPFMEDLDPFIEISPQVGKTISRISRDARRNKGKPPYRTNMWFTFRVPVPDWKDSPGFFFELFPDRYRYGMGFYLPSRETMAKLHEEIRKNPDRFIDKTRVLRESDFSVFGEKYKRRKKDGVPAELLEWFQYRDFYIAANREADEVLLSTALVEHLKIAFSSLSELYEYFWELKMRESVDLP, encoded by the coding sequence ATGACTGAAGAAAGGTTTTCTGGATTTTCCGCAGAGACGCTTTCATTCTTGATCGATCTTGGAATGAATAACAACCGCTCATGGATGGAGAAGAACAGGGATCGGTATCGCCGGGTCTTACTTGAACCATTCAGGAGCCTCGTAAAGAGCATCGGTCCTTTTATGGAGGATCTCGATCCATTCATCGAGATCAGCCCTCAAGTTGGAAAAACTATAAGCAGAATCAGCAGGGATGCGAGGCGGAACAAGGGAAAGCCTCCATACAGAACCAATATGTGGTTTACCTTCAGGGTTCCCGTTCCGGACTGGAAGGACTCTCCGGGCTTCTTCTTTGAACTCTTTCCCGACCGGTACAGATACGGAATGGGTTTCTACCTGCCTTCGCGCGAGACAATGGCCAAGCTTCACGAAGAGATCCGGAAGAATCCTGACAGATTCATTGACAAAACCAGGGTTCTGAGAGAAAGTGATTTTTCCGTGTTCGGAGAGAAGTATAAGAGAAGAAAGAAAGACGGTGTTCCGGCAGAGTTGCTCGAATGGTTCCAGTATAGAGATTTCTACATAGCCGCCAATCGCGAGGCCGATGAAGTCCTGCTTTCTACGGCGCTTGTGGAGCATCTGAAGATCGCGTTCTCCTCGCTTTCTGAATTATACGAATACTTCTGGGAGCTAAAGATGAGAGAAAGCGTAGACTTGCCTTAG
- the yihA gene encoding ribosome biogenesis GTP-binding protein YihA/YsxC, translating into MTVKSAELIKTVFAKGEYPPPMKREIAFAGRSNVGKSSLLNSLFGRRLAKTSSTPGKTRSINFYGVNGEIYFVDLPGYGYAKAAMSEREKWQRLITDYFESREGISLVVLLVDIRHPLQPADKQMLDWVTYYAIPYVLVLTKADKLSKSRQQQSKKSISEEVAAWGRPPVFSVSAENRQGIEELLKTLLQ; encoded by the coding sequence GTGACGGTAAAGAGTGCTGAACTAATAAAGACTGTCTTCGCGAAAGGCGAATATCCACCGCCTATGAAAAGGGAAATCGCATTCGCGGGGAGGTCGAATGTCGGGAAGTCTTCTCTGCTGAATTCGCTGTTTGGAAGGAGGCTTGCAAAGACAAGCTCAACTCCGGGCAAGACAAGATCCATCAATTTCTATGGGGTTAACGGAGAAATCTACTTCGTTGACCTGCCCGGCTATGGGTACGCGAAAGCCGCCATGTCAGAAAGAGAAAAGTGGCAGAGGCTGATAACAGACTATTTCGAATCGAGGGAAGGGATCTCTCTGGTGGTTCTGCTTGTTGACATAAGACATCCGCTGCAGCCGGCCGACAAACAGATGCTTGACTGGGTTACGTACTACGCCATTCCATATGTTCTGGTTCTGACAAAGGCAGACAAGCTTTCAAAAAGCCGTCAACAGCAATCAAAGAAATCAATAAGCGAAGAAGTCGCTGCATGGGGGAGACCACCCGTTTTTTCCGTATCCGCAGAGAATCGTCAAGGTATAGAGGAGCTGCTCAAGACTCTTTTGCAATGA
- the wecB gene encoding non-hydrolyzing UDP-N-acetylglucosamine 2-epimerase, translating into MKMKKVALIFGTRPEAVKMAPVYLALKNSPLEPVVIATAQHREMLDQVLSLFGIEPDFDLNIMRQRQSLASLTSRLIDKLDEIYSENDFHATLVQGDTTSTFAGALVSFYHKIPVGNVEAGLRTEDVYDPFPEEINRRLNGVISTYHYPPTETAKRNLMNEGVREDRLLVTGNTVIDALLWVTDNKSKLTSSYREAIGVEGDEYILITMHRRENWGEPMRQVMKAIKDILAEFPNLKVVFPVHLNPAVREIVFPELEKHRRIVLTDPLDYLPFVSLMEKSRLILTDSGGIQEEAPALGKPTLVLRRTTERPEAIQAGTAKLVGTDREAVFGETVRLLSDSEEYSRMARATNPFGDGKASERIVKHLCDNL; encoded by the coding sequence ATGAAAATGAAAAAGGTCGCTTTGATTTTCGGGACAAGACCCGAAGCGGTGAAGATGGCTCCCGTCTACCTCGCTCTCAAGAATTCACCTCTTGAGCCCGTAGTTATTGCTACTGCTCAGCACAGAGAGATGCTTGACCAGGTTCTATCTCTCTTCGGGATAGAACCGGATTTCGATCTGAACATCATGCGCCAGAGACAGTCTCTGGCGAGCCTCACTTCCAGGCTAATCGACAAGCTTGATGAGATCTACTCGGAGAATGATTTTCATGCGACTCTCGTTCAGGGCGACACGACATCGACATTCGCAGGGGCGCTGGTTTCTTTCTACCACAAAATCCCTGTCGGTAACGTTGAGGCCGGGCTTAGAACCGAAGACGTTTATGATCCCTTCCCGGAAGAAATCAACCGAAGGCTGAATGGAGTGATTTCAACCTATCACTACCCTCCGACGGAAACGGCAAAGAGGAATTTGATGAATGAGGGCGTTCGGGAGGACCGCTTGCTTGTGACAGGCAACACCGTGATCGATGCATTGCTGTGGGTCACCGATAACAAGTCCAAACTGACTTCCAGCTACAGGGAGGCCATAGGTGTAGAGGGAGATGAGTACATTCTCATAACGATGCACAGAAGGGAGAATTGGGGCGAGCCGATGCGACAGGTTATGAAAGCCATCAAGGACATCCTTGCCGAATTCCCAAATTTGAAAGTCGTCTTCCCGGTTCATCTCAACCCCGCCGTGAGGGAGATCGTCTTTCCTGAGCTGGAGAAACACAGACGGATCGTTTTGACCGACCCGCTCGACTATCTACCATTCGTATCGCTTATGGAGAAATCAAGGCTGATACTAACCGATTCTGGCGGAATACAGGAAGAGGCCCCCGCACTTGGAAAGCCTACTCTTGTTCTCAGGCGCACGACTGAAAGGCCCGAAGCAATTCAGGCAGGAACTGCAAAACTTGTAGGAACCGACAGAGAAGCAGTATTCGGCGAGACGGTCAGACTTCTGAGCGACTCGGAGGAATACTCCAGGATGGCGAGAGCGACAAATCCCTTCGGGGACGGCAAAGCCTCAGAGAGAATCGTCAAGCATCTCTGTGATAATCTCTAG
- a CDS encoding glycoside hydrolase family 1 protein, with product MLSFPDGFIWGVATAGHQIEGNNVFSDWYTWEHQGKVKNGDTSDIACGSWENLDRDIEAVKSLGVKAYRFSVEWARIEPKANRFEESALERYKDFCKALIENGIQPILTLNHFVLPQWFSDMGGWENRENLRYFRRFVSKIVQYMGQFIHYWVSVNEPNVYAVMSYLMGEWPPEIKDMGRAMKVLSNLLFAHSEAYDVIKEFYPTSMVGVAINMMPFFPLRKLHPEDRLVSNYLDRVYNYSYLDSLLKGKLVKPLGKGEAAPEISSKLDFIGINYYTRIFVKYSKPLPEIAVGDEFEKTEMGYEFFPQGIKDVILKAYKRYQLPIIITENGIADASDTRRWEYIEKALTGVRNAMEKGARVFGYMYWSLMDNFEWKEGYSMKFGLYETVQETLELKPRESAGKFREFISKSLT from the coding sequence ATGCTTTCATTTCCAGACGGTTTTATTTGGGGTGTTGCAACGGCCGGTCATCAGATAGAAGGTAACAATGTCTTCTCCGACTGGTACACCTGGGAACACCAGGGGAAGGTCAAGAACGGCGATACTTCCGATATCGCCTGTGGCAGCTGGGAGAATCTAGATCGAGACATTGAGGCCGTTAAGTCTCTCGGCGTAAAGGCATACAGATTCTCAGTTGAATGGGCAAGAATTGAGCCGAAGGCCAACAGATTCGAAGAGAGCGCCCTCGAAAGGTACAAGGACTTCTGCAAAGCTCTCATAGAAAATGGAATACAGCCGATCTTGACTCTCAATCACTTTGTGCTTCCTCAATGGTTTTCGGATATGGGAGGCTGGGAGAACCGGGAGAACCTTCGATATTTCAGGCGTTTCGTCTCAAAGATAGTCCAATATATGGGGCAGTTTATTCACTACTGGGTGAGCGTGAACGAACCGAACGTTTATGCGGTTATGTCTTACCTCATGGGAGAATGGCCTCCCGAAATCAAAGACATGGGTAGGGCGATGAAGGTTCTTTCCAACCTGCTGTTCGCTCATAGCGAGGCTTATGATGTGATAAAGGAATTTTATCCTACGTCAATGGTCGGCGTGGCAATAAACATGATGCCTTTCTTCCCCCTGAGAAAGCTTCATCCCGAAGATAGATTAGTTTCGAACTACCTGGACAGGGTCTACAACTACAGTTACCTGGATAGCCTGCTTAAGGGAAAACTGGTCAAGCCCTTAGGAAAGGGAGAGGCAGCTCCGGAAATTTCATCGAAGCTTGATTTTATCGGAATCAACTACTATACTCGGATTTTTGTCAAGTATTCGAAACCCCTTCCTGAAATCGCTGTGGGAGATGAATTCGAAAAAACGGAGATGGGATACGAGTTCTTCCCGCAGGGGATTAAAGACGTTATCCTGAAAGCGTATAAGCGTTATCAGTTGCCGATAATAATAACGGAAAACGGAATCGCCGACGCTTCAGACACCAGGAGGTGGGAGTACATAGAAAAAGCACTTACAGGGGTAAGAAATGCAATGGAGAAGGGAGCGCGTGTTTTCGGGTACATGTACTGGTCCTTGATGGATAATTTCGAATGGAAGGAAGGCTACTCAATGAAATTCGGCCTTTACGAGACCGTTCAGGAGACACTGGAATTGAAACCGCGAGAAAGCGCCGGGAAGTTTAGAGAATTTATAAGCAAGAGCCTCACTTAG
- the tsaE gene encoding tRNA (adenosine(37)-N6)-threonylcarbamoyltransferase complex ATPase subunit type 1 TsaE, with protein MERGVEEIYELGKLELKDLEALAQELGEALEGGETVLLFGDLGSGKTTFVKALASGLGIDQDYVRSPTFNIVNFYPGRSSTGRSDDVETARVHPALIHVDLYRITGEEEVLDLALYDLMNCSAVLAVEWPELYLKYVCEPYLIVELEHFDEMKRTVKLKPFGCRMKSILDRLATRLYQDKNEGR; from the coding sequence GTGGAAAGAGGCGTTGAAGAGATCTATGAACTGGGCAAACTAGAGCTGAAGGATCTCGAGGCTCTTGCACAAGAGCTTGGAGAGGCGCTTGAAGGAGGAGAGACGGTCCTTCTATTCGGTGATCTGGGCAGTGGGAAAACCACGTTTGTAAAGGCGCTGGCCAGTGGGTTGGGCATCGATCAGGATTATGTGAGAAGTCCGACTTTCAACATTGTCAACTTCTATCCCGGCCGATCCTCGACTGGCAGAAGCGACGATGTCGAAACGGCTAGAGTGCATCCCGCTCTTATACACGTTGATCTATACAGGATCACCGGTGAAGAAGAGGTTTTGGATCTAGCTCTCTACGATCTCATGAATTGCAGTGCGGTTCTAGCGGTAGAATGGCCGGAGCTTTACCTTAAGTATGTCTGCGAGCCTTATCTCATAGTTGAACTGGAGCATTTCGACGAGATGAAACGAACAGTGAAATTGAAGCCATTCGGCTGCAGAATGAAGAGCATTCTGGACCGTCTGGCTACTAGATTATACCAGGATAAGAATGAAGGAAGGTGA